The proteins below come from a single Eucalyptus grandis isolate ANBG69807.140 chromosome 3, ASM1654582v1, whole genome shotgun sequence genomic window:
- the LOC120286314 gene encoding disease resistance protein RPV1-like, with protein sequence MVEGTAKSNGKKDILPIFYDVRPDDVKLKTKLYKKAIAKHKKKFSSDALNRWEDALVKVAHLKGWELEGKCHGEQIELVVREVLCKLNARNVDVPEYWVEDHRQIEDILEKLEVDSDDVCFLGIHGIGGIGKTVLAKVVFNKISSHFEGVCFLNDVRESSQHGLINVQKKLLASFVGPVIADLIKDIGDGMKSIKRVCHTKKVLIVLDDLDKQEQLKKLAGKSDWFGLGSRIIFTTRNLEVLSTQVESSGEEVLNQPKGILAYEAHEMKYNQALQLFCKHAFRRDSPLEGYDNLTEKIVRRVGMLPLAVEVIGSFLYCQSFALGQYFDKQKLWEGMLKQLDDGPFKDVRDALMISYEGLENKQKEVFLDIACLFTNEDQTYPIIMWDDCNYHPYLAIPVLCHRSLIKIGHDNKFWMHDQVRDMGRHIIREEYPRKFSRVWIYNDAIELLGRKQTNQDVEVLSLTSDGCSRNIVPEELAALPNLRFLRVKGIDFFGNFKNLVLKLCLLSWKVTHNKFCAENFHFVNLVVLDLSRSNIEDDWDGWRQFQMTKNLKVLDLTGCTKLTRTPDFSDFVSLELLILSGCVKLITIDGSVGKLELLKTLNIEGCLYLEQLPALHSSTQIVRDRNTGLVESLKRELTETFTRQIKEKLNFTCSKENLKTTCAEKWKTCVEVSLKTFLAEKPNLRCRRVSLKTFFVEKPASPVGVV encoded by the exons ATGGTAGAAGGCACCGCAAAGTCAAATGGGAAGAAAGATATACTTCCCATCTTCTATGACGTGCGCCCTGATGATGTTAAGCTCAAAACCAAATTGTACAAAAAAGCTATAGCCAAGCACAAGAAAAAGTTCAGCTCCGATGCATTGAATCGGTGGGAGGATGCTCTTGTAAAGGTTGCACATCTAAAGGGGTGGGAACTTGAAGGAAAATG CCATggagaacaaattgaattgGTTGTTAGAGAGGTATTGTGTAAGCTTAATGCCAGAAATGTGGATGTGCCTGAATATTGGGTTGAAGATCATCGTCAAATAGAAGACATACTAGAAAAGTTGGAAGTTGACTCTGATGATGTATGTTTCCTTGGTATTCATGGAATAGGTGGCATTGGTAAAACAGTCTTGGCAAAGGTTGTGTTCAACAAAATATCTTCTCACTTTGAAGGTGTTTGTTTCCTCAACGACGTTCGAGAATCATCACAACATGGTCTTATAAACGTGCAGAAAAAGTTATTAGCAAGTTTTGTGGGTCCTGTGATTGCTGATCTTATCAAAGACATTGGAGATGGGATGAAATCAATCAAGAGAGTATGTCATACTAAAAAAGTCCTCATTGTTCTAGATGATTTAGATAAGCAAGAGCAACTCAAAAAGCTAGCTGGAAAATCAGATTGGTTTGGTTTAGGCAGTAGGATCATCTTCACCACTAGGAACTTAGAGGTCTTGAGTACTCAAGTGGAATCATCTGGTGAAGAGGTCCTAAATCAACCCAAAGGAATTTTGGCTTATGAAGCTCATGAAATGAAATACAATCAAGCACTTCAGTTGTTTTGTAAGCACGCATTCAGGAGAGACTCTCCCCTAGAAGGATATGATAATCTTACAGAGAAAATTGTTCGTAGAGTGGGTATGCTTCCTTTGGCTGTTGAGGTCATAGGTTCATTTCTTTATTGCCAAAGCTTTGCCTTGGGGCAATATTTTGATAAACAAAAGCTATGGGAAGGTATGTTGAAGCAGTTAGATGATGGTCCTTTTAAGGATGTTCGAGATGCATTAATGATAAGTTATGAAGGATTggagaataagcaaaaagaagtatttcttgatattgcttgTCTTTTCACCAACGAGGACCAAACATATCCAATTATCATGTGGGATGACTGTAATTACCATCCTTACCTTGCAATTCCAGTCCTCTGCCATCGGTCCTTAATAAAAATTGGACACGACAAtaagttttggatgcatgaccaagttCGAGATATGGGAAGGCACATCATACGTGAAGAATATCCTCGCAAATTTAGTAGGGTGTGGATTTATAATGATGCTATAGAACTACTGGGGAGAAAACAG ACAAATCAAGATGTAGAAGTACTAAGCCTGACTTCCGATGGCTGCAGCCGAAATATTGTACCAGAAGAATTAGCTGCTCTACCAAATCTAAGATTCCTTCGAGTTAAAGGCATTGATTTTTTTGGCAACTTCAAGAATCTTGTTTTGAAGCTATGTTTGCTTTCTTGGAAAGTGACGCATAATAAATTTTGTGCggagaattttcattttgttaactTAGTTGTGCTAGACCTTTCAAGGAGCAATATCGAAGATGATTGGGATGGATGGCGCCAATTCCAG ATGACaaagaatttgaaagttttggaTTTAACGGGGTGCACGAAACTGACGAGGACACCCGACTTCTCTGACTTCGTGTCTTTGGAGTTGTTAATACTTTCTGGCTGTGTCAAGTTGATCACGATCGACGGCTCCGTCGGTAAGCTCGAGCTCCTGAAAACTTTGAATATCGAGGGATGTCTGTATCTCGAGCAGCTGCCCGCTCTGCATTCTTCGACGCAAATTGTCAGGGACCGAAATACTGGACTTGTTGAGAGCCTCAAGAGGGAGCTGACAGAGACTTTCACGAggcaaataaaagagaaattgaatttcaccTGCTCTAAAGAGAATTTGAAGACCACCTGTGCAGAGAAGTGGAAGACCTGCGTTGAGGTGTCATTGAAGACCTTCCTTGCAGAGAAACCTAATTTGAGGTGTCGCCGGGTGTCATTGAAGACCTTCTTTGTAGAGAAACCTGCTTCGCCGGTAGGTGTAGTGTAG